A region of Methanocorpusculum labreanum Z DNA encodes the following proteins:
- a CDS encoding carbonic anhydrase: protein MIETFIEGNKIFQEQDFERKKDRYMQLTSTQHPTVLWIGCSDSRVNPERITHCRAGELFTHRNIGNIVPTHDWNFATVLEYAVKHLKVKDIVICGHSDCGALNALDVDMSKDAYIPLWINNAREAQTRVDARLGEAKTPEEKAIRKKEIEFENVRLQLEHLRSYPLVSMAEEKGCLNLHGLYYDLKTGALSKIA, encoded by the coding sequence ATGATAGAAACTTTTATTGAAGGAAACAAGATCTTCCAGGAACAGGATTTCGAGCGGAAGAAAGATCGATACATGCAGCTGACCAGTACCCAGCACCCGACGGTTTTATGGATCGGCTGCTCGGATTCCCGCGTCAATCCGGAACGTATTACTCACTGTCGTGCCGGCGAACTCTTCACACACAGAAACATCGGCAACATTGTCCCGACACATGACTGGAATTTTGCCACCGTCTTAGAATATGCAGTGAAGCATCTCAAGGTCAAAGATATCGTGATCTGCGGTCATTCAGACTGTGGGGCCCTCAACGCTCTGGACGTTGATATGTCAAAGGATGCCTACATCCCTCTTTGGATCAACAATGCACGCGAGGCTCAGACGAGAGTTGATGCCCGTCTTGGCGAGGCAAAGACACCTGAAGAAAAGGCCATCCGTAAAAAAGAGATTGAGTTTGAAAACGTCAGACTCCAACTCGAACATCTCAGATCATATCCGCTTGTTTCGATGGCTGAAGAAAAAGGCTGTCTGAATCTGCATGGATTGTATTATGATCTGAAAACCGGTGCTCTTTCAAAGATCGCCTAA
- the nifU gene encoding Fe-S cluster assembly scaffold protein NifU has product MYSEKVMDHFTNPRNVGMIEDPSGVGEEGNPSCGDIMKMYLKVENDIIVDAKFQTFGCGAAIASSSMATEMIKGKTLEEAWTLSNKAVAEALDGLPPNKMHCSVLAEETIHKAINDYLVKSGREPWGDEECSSCGHDCDTCEL; this is encoded by the coding sequence ATGTACAGTGAAAAAGTAATGGATCACTTCACTAACCCGCGAAACGTGGGTATGATCGAGGACCCAAGCGGAGTCGGCGAAGAGGGGAACCCCTCCTGCGGCGACATTATGAAAATGTATCTGAAAGTCGAAAACGACATCATCGTGGATGCAAAATTCCAGACATTCGGCTGTGGTGCTGCGATTGCCTCCAGCAGCATGGCTACCGAGATGATCAAAGGAAAAACCCTGGAAGAAGCATGGACCCTTTCAAACAAAGCAGTGGCAGAGGCGCTGGACGGATTACCGCCGAACAAAATGCATTGTTCGGTCCTAGCCGAGGAAACAATCCACAAAGCAATCAACGATTATCTGGTAAAGTCCGGCAGAGAACCGTGGGGAGATGAAGAATGCAGCTCCTGCGGACATGACTGTGATACGTGTGAACTCTGA
- a CDS encoding hydantoinase/oxoprolinase family protein — MIGIDVGGANLKIVDESGVHIHYCPLWKESDLAEIISTYAEKENAAVVMSGELADGFFNKTEGISFIVDAVLKTFPDAIFYGTDAKFHTKACPELAAANWLASVDLLRRTYPNGMMLDIGSTTADIVPFSRFDHLIGMTDTIRLQAGYLVYTGMLRTPVATLANSAEIEGVVTPFSTEYFACSGDAHFILGHIGTDVYSSATPDGKEVSREACLRRLARTVCADLEEIGEDGALNIAESFWNAQRNLVCSAVEKVRNDVGADILLTGGIGSSVFAPLLGGVDLTAALGMPADALPAYAVREIAALSGTLPEAV, encoded by the coding sequence GTGATCGGGATCGACGTCGGAGGTGCCAACCTCAAAATCGTTGACGAGTCCGGTGTGCATATTCACTACTGTCCTTTGTGGAAAGAATCCGATCTGGCAGAGATCATCAGCACCTATGCAGAAAAAGAGAATGCTGCGGTGGTAATGAGCGGAGAGCTTGCCGACGGTTTCTTCAATAAAACGGAAGGCATCTCCTTCATAGTTGATGCGGTATTGAAGACATTTCCCGATGCAATTTTCTACGGGACCGATGCAAAATTCCATACAAAAGCATGCCCCGAGCTTGCAGCTGCCAATTGGCTTGCCTCGGTGGATCTCCTTCGAAGGACCTATCCGAACGGAATGATGCTGGATATCGGGAGCACTACAGCAGACATCGTTCCCTTTTCCAGATTCGATCATCTCATCGGTATGACTGATACGATCCGGCTTCAGGCAGGATATCTTGTTTATACCGGCATGCTGAGAACGCCGGTGGCCACTCTTGCAAATTCGGCAGAGATTGAAGGGGTCGTAACTCCCTTTTCCACCGAGTATTTTGCCTGTTCGGGAGATGCCCACTTTATTCTCGGACACATCGGGACCGATGTCTATTCATCGGCGACGCCGGATGGAAAAGAGGTTTCGCGCGAAGCCTGCCTTCGCCGCCTTGCCCGAACGGTCTGTGCTGATTTAGAAGAGATCGGGGAGGATGGTGCCCTCAACATAGCCGAGTCCTTCTGGAATGCCCAGAGAAATCTTGTCTGCAGTGCGGTGGAAAAAGTACGAAATGATGTCGGGGCCGACATTCTTCTAACCGGGGGAATCGGATCTTCAGTATTCGCTCCGTTACTTGGAGGAGTTGATCTTACTGCAGCGCTTGGCATGCCGGCAGATGCATTACCCGCCTACGCCGTAAGGGAGATCGCGGCTTTATCGGGCACATTGCCCGAGGCTGTGTAA
- the surE gene encoding 5'/3'-nucleotidase SurE, with the protein MPRPKILLTNDDGINSGGLWAAYDAMSLFADVTVVAPATQQSAVGRSISIFEPLRMNEVTMHGTQAYTVEGRPTDALLLGLYGLGLRPDLVVSGINLGENISFESITTSGTVGAAMEAVNQGVPAIAYSLQMNDEGNKFADPRSHTTDFTQSKDVVTKFTRLFLEKGMPPESKLININIPAEKIEGYKVTVLGERLFETSVEKRIDPRGKPYYWINGTPIYIPEEHSDVTALRKNYVSVTPLSMDNTAFKACPELKKMILDID; encoded by the coding sequence ATGCCACGACCAAAAATACTCTTAACGAACGACGACGGGATCAACTCAGGCGGCCTCTGGGCTGCATACGACGCCATGTCCCTATTCGCTGACGTTACGGTCGTCGCGCCGGCAACCCAGCAAAGCGCGGTCGGCAGATCGATATCGATCTTCGAGCCGTTAAGGATGAACGAGGTTACCATGCACGGAACGCAGGCATACACCGTTGAAGGGCGTCCAACAGATGCACTTCTTCTCGGCCTCTACGGACTTGGACTTAGACCGGATCTTGTGGTCTCCGGCATTAATCTGGGAGAAAACATCTCATTTGAATCGATCACGACTTCAGGCACCGTGGGTGCTGCGATGGAAGCGGTCAATCAGGGCGTTCCCGCAATCGCATATTCACTTCAAATGAATGATGAGGGAAACAAATTTGCTGACCCAAGGTCCCATACGACGGATTTCACCCAGAGCAAAGACGTCGTCACAAAATTCACCAGACTCTTTCTGGAAAAGGGGATGCCACCGGAGAGCAAACTGATCAATATCAATATCCCGGCGGAAAAAATCGAGGGCTATAAAGTAACCGTACTTGGCGAACGGTTGTTTGAAACATCCGTCGAAAAAAGAATCGATCCAAGAGGAAAACCCTACTATTGGATCAACGGAACACCGATCTACATCCCGGAAGAACACTCGGACGTGACGGCACTCAGGAAAAATTATGTCTCGGTCACGCCGCTCTCTATGGACAACACCGCATTCAAGGCATGTCCCGAGCTGAAAAAAATGATTTTGGATATCGATTAA
- a CDS encoding SWIM zinc finger family protein: MINPFQILKQEGELNDVVRKAFIDAYGKRGMEAVDAVKEQRVKKYRDYFVVVGNTDEYFVEGSFCSCNAMLYGKECWHTLAVKIAVELGMYESYNLWYYKNGVDEDEPEYE; the protein is encoded by the coding sequence ATGATCAATCCGTTCCAGATCTTAAAACAGGAAGGCGAGCTGAATGATGTTGTGCGCAAAGCATTCATCGATGCATACGGGAAGCGGGGAATGGAGGCCGTTGATGCGGTCAAAGAACAGCGGGTGAAAAAGTACCGGGATTACTTTGTTGTCGTAGGTAATACGGATGAGTACTTTGTCGAGGGTTCGTTCTGCAGTTGTAATGCCATGCTGTATGGAAAAGAGTGCTGGCATACTCTGGCAGTAAAAATCGCTGTCGAACTTGGGATGTATGAGTCGTATAATCTCTGGTATTACAAAAACGGTGTCGACGAGGACGAACCTGAATACGAATAA
- a CDS encoding Nif3-like dinuclear metal center hexameric protein, with protein sequence MSMDKDAFIALLEKIAPPDMAEDFDEGRIGLLVEGTNHIEKIGCALDATPYVCRRVAEERFDALIVHHPAFWNPMHGVTGRNAEILRPLLENNINLYAMHSNFDHAEGGINDVLAREIGLSDCVRMDKTPNSIGVVGTMTKSFSEISRILGCALRVWGDVSGVTRLAVAGGSAFDPELIEEAVSLGAEAYMAAELKYNIALESPIPCIEATHYALEAPGMRVLAETRGWEYIAAPPLTSIIQ encoded by the coding sequence ATGAGTATGGATAAAGACGCGTTCATTGCTCTTCTGGAAAAAATCGCACCGCCGGATATGGCAGAGGATTTTGACGAAGGCCGCATTGGTCTGCTTGTCGAGGGAACGAATCATATCGAAAAGATTGGCTGTGCTTTGGATGCCACGCCGTACGTCTGCAGACGGGTAGCTGAAGAACGATTTGATGCCTTGATTGTTCATCATCCGGCATTTTGGAATCCGATGCACGGCGTGACCGGGCGAAATGCTGAGATCCTCCGTCCTTTGCTCGAAAATAATATCAATCTTTATGCCATGCATTCGAACTTCGATCACGCAGAAGGCGGGATCAACGATGTTCTTGCCAGAGAGATCGGACTCTCAGACTGTGTGAGAATGGACAAAACGCCCAACTCGATCGGCGTTGTCGGGACCATGACGAAAAGTTTCAGCGAGATCTCCCGCATTCTCGGCTGCGCTCTGCGTGTATGGGGGGATGTTTCCGGCGTCACCAGACTGGCGGTTGCCGGCGGTTCGGCCTTTGATCCGGAATTAATCGAAGAGGCCGTGTCTCTTGGTGCAGAAGCCTACATGGCGGCCGAATTAAAGTATAATATCGCTCTTGAATCGCCCATTCCCTGTATCGAAGCAACCCATTACGCTCTGGAAGCTCCGGGTATGCGTGTACTTGCGGAAACTCGTGGATGGGAATATATCGCTGCCCCTCCCCTCACATCGATTATTCAATGA
- the nifS gene encoding cysteine desulfurase NifS, with the protein MGKKIIYMDHAATTYTAKEVVEAMLPYFSEQFGNPSSVYSIGQSNKSVIDLARKQVASAINAQPDEIFFTNGGTESDNWALKGVAFANERKGKHIITTAIEHHAILHSCEWLASRGFEITYLPVDKYGMVSPEAVEKAIRPDTILISVMYANNEVGTIQPIAEIGKIARDHGIYFHTDAVQAVGHVPIDVVAENIDLLSLSGHKFYGPKGTGALYIRKGTRIQNFIHGGAQEKKRRAGTENVPGIVGLGAAVERAIKMMPVETKRLASLSDELTRELLKIPATHLNGHPTKRLPNNTNIIFEYIEGESILLFLNMKGICASTGSACNSASLEPSHVLTAMGISHEIAHGSIRLTVGERTTEDDVKYVITALTETVAKLRAMSPLTPKELRNVQ; encoded by the coding sequence ATGGGTAAAAAAATCATCTATATGGACCATGCTGCTACGACTTACACCGCAAAAGAGGTCGTAGAGGCAATGCTACCTTATTTCTCCGAACAATTCGGCAATCCCTCTTCAGTTTATTCTATTGGGCAGTCCAACAAGAGTGTCATTGATCTAGCCCGAAAACAGGTGGCATCAGCGATCAATGCTCAGCCTGATGAAATTTTCTTTACCAACGGCGGGACCGAATCGGACAACTGGGCGCTGAAAGGTGTGGCATTTGCCAATGAAAGAAAAGGAAAACATATCATCACAACAGCGATTGAGCATCATGCAATTCTGCATTCCTGTGAATGGCTCGCATCACGCGGATTTGAAATAACCTATCTTCCGGTAGACAAATACGGTATGGTTTCTCCAGAGGCGGTCGAAAAAGCGATTCGCCCGGACACGATTCTCATCTCGGTTATGTATGCAAACAACGAGGTCGGAACGATTCAACCGATTGCCGAGATCGGAAAGATCGCGAGAGATCATGGAATATATTTCCACACCGACGCGGTTCAGGCAGTTGGCCATGTTCCAATAGATGTGGTTGCCGAAAATATTGATCTTCTCTCGCTCTCCGGTCACAAATTCTACGGACCGAAAGGTACCGGAGCCCTTTACATCCGGAAAGGAACGCGGATCCAGAACTTTATCCACGGCGGGGCTCAGGAGAAAAAACGCCGGGCAGGTACTGAAAATGTTCCCGGCATCGTGGGCCTCGGCGCTGCGGTAGAACGGGCAATCAAAATGATGCCGGTGGAGACGAAACGACTTGCATCTCTGAGTGATGAACTTACTCGTGAACTTCTCAAAATCCCGGCAACACACTTAAACGGCCATCCGACAAAACGTCTTCCAAACAACACGAACATTATCTTCGAGTATATTGAAGGAGAATCAATTCTTCTGTTTCTGAACATGAAGGGCATCTGTGCTTCGACCGGAAGTGCCTGTAACTCGGCATCCCTTGAACCATCTCATGTCTTAACCGCCATGGGAATATCCCACGAGATCGCACACGGGTCCATCCGGCTTACCGTCGGCGAACGGACGACGGAAGACGATGTGAAATATGTGATCACCGCACTCACAGAAACGGTGGCAAAACTCAGGGCAATGTCCCCCCTTACTCCAAAGGAGCTGAGAAATGTACAGTGA
- a CDS encoding transcriptional regulator, translating into MVTVPCQEIVWDIIPAIQAALAAELVSLGVSQIQVAKYLSLAPSAVSQYLSGKRGYRIVFDDEIKEVIAKLAEEIKSGSVTDDDLAAKFCVICRSLRGCSECSSSPE; encoded by the coding sequence ATGGTCACCGTCCCCTGTCAGGAAATAGTATGGGACATCATTCCTGCAATACAGGCAGCTCTTGCAGCAGAACTGGTGAGTCTCGGCGTCTCCCAGATCCAGGTTGCTAAATATCTCTCCCTTGCTCCGTCTGCCGTATCTCAGTATTTGTCCGGGAAACGCGGATACAGAATAGTTTTCGATGATGAGATCAAAGAGGTCATCGCAAAACTGGCTGAAGAGATAAAATCCGGGTCCGTTACGGATGACGATCTTGCAGCTAAATTCTGTGTCATCTGCCGCTCATTGAGAGGGTGCAGTGAATGCAGCAGTTCTCCTGAATGA
- a CDS encoding NAD(P)H-dependent oxidoreductase: protein MSSILVTCYSRTGKTKMLAESIGKGAKQVEGVNVDVLAFNRVTASDLVRYDGIILGSPVYFGGIAAELKEFIDDTTFVRGKLVGKVGAAFTTAGDRTGGKETAILSIVQAMLIHGMIVVGDPISTESTNEEHNGGHYGLAADGQLTENDLLQAEYFGKYVATVVSRIC, encoded by the coding sequence ATGTCCTCAATACTCGTGACCTGCTACAGCAGAACCGGAAAAACCAAGATGCTTGCCGAATCGATCGGCAAGGGCGCAAAACAGGTGGAAGGCGTGAATGTCGATGTCCTTGCATTCAACCGGGTTACTGCCAGCGACCTTGTCAGATATGACGGAATCATTCTTGGATCTCCGGTATATTTCGGCGGTATTGCTGCGGAATTGAAGGAATTCATTGACGACACAACATTTGTGCGCGGAAAACTCGTTGGAAAGGTCGGTGCGGCATTTACGACCGCGGGGGATCGGACCGGCGGAAAAGAGACGGCTATTTTGTCGATCGTTCAGGCGATGCTGATCCATGGGATGATCGTTGTGGGCGATCCGATCTCGACCGAATCGACCAATGAGGAGCACAACGGCGGGCATTACGGACTTGCTGCCGACGGTCAGCTTACCGAGAACGATCTTCTGCAGGCCGAGTATTTCGGCAAATATGTGGCAACGGTTGTTTCCCGGATCTGTTAA
- a CDS encoding HAD family hydrolase, producing the protein MNLPRAVIFDMDNTLHDLRRARHCAADALMAYCGIFGDLHMYSLNKNPPTLIEDAVTQYLADGVDGDFEECTWLYHTLELACISPFEGIEEMLSDLKSEGVRLAVISNADRPDMEKRMKALGYEQYFELVVTPETFGVKKPNPEVYQKTLEALGVSPEETVMIGDKKDRDVRPPRELGIKGVHATFGSVDKRDKICAVDSPAEFLELIKKS; encoded by the coding sequence ATGAACCTTCCGCGTGCAGTAATCTTCGACATGGATAACACGCTGCACGATCTGCGTCGGGCACGCCATTGTGCTGCCGATGCTTTAATGGCATACTGCGGGATTTTCGGCGACCTGCATATGTATTCTCTGAACAAAAATCCCCCTACTCTGATCGAAGACGCCGTTACCCAATATCTGGCAGACGGAGTGGACGGCGATTTCGAGGAGTGCACCTGGCTTTATCATACGCTGGAACTTGCCTGTATCTCTCCATTCGAAGGGATCGAGGAGATGCTGAGCGATTTAAAATCGGAAGGGGTCCGCCTGGCCGTCATCTCAAATGCGGACCGACCCGATATGGAAAAACGCATGAAGGCTCTTGGCTATGAACAGTATTTCGAACTGGTCGTCACACCCGAAACATTCGGTGTAAAAAAACCGAACCCTGAGGTTTATCAGAAAACGCTTGAAGCACTTGGTGTTTCTCCCGAAGAGACAGTAATGATCGGGGACAAAAAGGACCGGGATGTACGGCCGCCGCGTGAGCTGGGTATCAAAGGAGTGCATGCGACCTTCGGCTCGGTTGACAAACGGGATAAAATATGTGCTGTCGATTCACCGGCCGAGTTTCTCGAACTCATAAAAAAAAGTTAG
- a CDS encoding ATP-grasp domain-containing protein yields the protein MTVLIAEYTAVRDPALAPEGKAMVSALKKSFEACGHTVVMPTGSDFDAEIARLAPDCEYGLVIAPDEVLAKYTHTLELATHNIGSDSTAVAVCASKRLSGKLLAKVGIDVPAEVPADYPGKRVIKPIKGAGSVGVRIAKDGELPGDGEMSVEYLEGEHFSVSIIGSRVVGEACGFYSGLPPIFLTINRQLCEVREDGTFAYHGGETPVHPPREAEMIEVAKKAIETLGCQGYVGLDMIVGEKIWVVDVNPRPTMSILGIVHVIEEETADLLLKATVGLPPECVHYNGKTAKFDDVGGVVVE from the coding sequence ATGACAGTTCTCATCGCCGAATATACTGCAGTTCGTGACCCGGCTCTTGCCCCGGAGGGCAAAGCCATGGTCTCTGCGCTGAAAAAAAGTTTCGAAGCCTGCGGGCATACGGTTGTCATGCCGACTGGAAGCGATTTTGATGCTGAGATAGCACGTCTGGCCCCGGATTGTGAATACGGTCTGGTCATTGCCCCGGATGAAGTTCTGGCAAAATATACGCACACGCTGGAGCTTGCCACCCACAACATCGGTTCTGACAGTACTGCGGTCGCGGTTTGTGCGAGCAAACGGCTCTCCGGTAAACTACTCGCGAAGGTCGGTATTGATGTGCCGGCTGAAGTCCCCGCTGATTACCCAGGCAAACGCGTGATAAAACCGATTAAAGGCGCAGGTTCCGTAGGCGTCAGGATCGCAAAAGACGGCGAACTGCCTGGAGACGGCGAGATGTCCGTTGAGTATCTTGAAGGCGAACATTTCAGCGTCAGTATCATCGGCAGCCGCGTTGTAGGAGAAGCCTGCGGATTTTACAGCGGTCTCCCGCCGATCTTCCTGACGATCAACCGTCAGCTCTGCGAGGTCAGGGAGGATGGGACATTCGCGTATCACGGCGGAGAAACGCCGGTCCACCCGCCCCGCGAGGCTGAGATGATCGAAGTTGCCAAAAAAGCGATCGAGACCCTCGGATGCCAGGGATATGTCGGTCTTGACATGATCGTCGGTGAAAAGATCTGGGTCGTCGATGTTAATCCCCGCCCGACAATGAGCATCCTTGGCATCGTGCACGTCATCGAAGAGGAGACTGCCGATCTTCTGCTGAAGGCGACGGTTGGTCTGCCGCCGGAATGCGTTCATTATAACGGCAAAACCGCAAAATTCGATGATGTCGGCGGAGTAGTTGTAGAGTGA
- a CDS encoding transposase family protein has translation MPRQQIKIPSLLMTTVLVGISSLDGTLFATAKPCPLCGGKPQAYDTKKKLYVTLRTPMGKKRIMVNIRRFKCKKCGHLIYAQEPFYPDTRLGSAIVDMAISLARLHSYSHTAEIMKALGIEIDRGSVRNYALSNLPIPPANFLYGMQLPNSFISLMTKEISGPKGSISSQDILASSGYPSSYRPPLDGRNTTAEFQKQKKQKSKIK, from the coding sequence ATGCCCCGCCAGCAGATAAAAATCCCATCCCTTCTTATGACCACCGTTCTTGTTGGTATTTCTTCACTGGACGGGACGCTTTTTGCTACAGCAAAACCCTGCCCTCTCTGCGGGGGAAAACCGCAAGCTTACGATACCAAGAAAAAACTCTATGTGACGCTTCGAACCCCGATGGGAAAGAAAAGGATCATGGTAAACATCAGACGGTTTAAGTGTAAAAAGTGCGGACATCTCATTTATGCACAGGAACCGTTTTATCCAGACACCAGACTCGGTTCGGCGATCGTGGATATGGCGATATCTCTTGCGAGACTCCATTCCTACTCTCACACCGCAGAGATAATGAAGGCGCTTGGCATAGAAATCGACCGGGGATCGGTCAGGAATTATGCATTGTCGAATCTGCCGATACCTCCAGCAAACTTTTTGTACGGCATGCAGCTGCCGAACTCATTTATCTCGCTGATGACAAAAGAGATCTCGGGGCCGAAAGGATCGATCTCGTCCCAGGATATCCTGGCATCAAGCGGGTATCCTTCATCCTATAGACCCCCTCTTGACGGGAGAAATACAACGGCCGAGTTCCAGAAACAGAAAAAACAGAAATCAAAAATCAAATAA
- a CDS encoding sulfide-dependent adenosine diphosphate thiazole synthase — protein sequence MDLEVTKAITESWFARLQENLCFDAAIVGTGPSGLIAAVKLADAGYKVSMFESKLAPGGGMWGGAMLFSSIAVQNEAVYLLDELEIPYKRYNENLVVCDSVLATSALIYQASKRGVVIHNGMSVEDVVFMDNRVSGVVVNWGPVVREGLHVDPLSFRAKIVVDATGHPCMISETAARKNNITLNTPTGKVCGECSLNAVEGEAMTVENTKEIYPGLYVCGMAANGVFGSPRMGPIFGGMLLSGEKVAKLIIEELK from the coding sequence ATGGATTTGGAAGTAACCAAAGCAATCACAGAATCCTGGTTTGCAAGACTGCAGGAAAATCTGTGTTTCGATGCAGCAATTGTTGGAACAGGACCATCCGGACTTATCGCCGCAGTAAAACTCGCAGATGCAGGATATAAAGTCTCCATGTTTGAAAGTAAACTTGCTCCAGGAGGAGGGATGTGGGGAGGCGCCATGCTGTTTTCATCCATAGCTGTTCAGAATGAAGCGGTGTATCTTTTGGACGAACTGGAAATTCCCTACAAACGATACAACGAGAATCTCGTTGTCTGCGACAGTGTTCTCGCAACCTCGGCACTGATATATCAGGCGTCCAAAAGAGGGGTTGTGATTCACAACGGTATGAGCGTTGAGGATGTGGTGTTTATGGATAACAGAGTTTCAGGCGTTGTTGTGAACTGGGGTCCGGTTGTAAGAGAAGGGCTGCATGTAGATCCGCTTTCCTTCAGAGCAAAAATCGTGGTGGATGCAACCGGCCATCCCTGTATGATCTCGGAAACTGCTGCAAGAAAGAACAACATCACCCTTAACACACCGACTGGAAAAGTCTGCGGCGAGTGTTCTTTGAACGCGGTCGAGGGAGAGGCAATGACTGTTGAAAATACCAAAGAGATCTATCCTGGACTCTACGTCTGCGGGATGGCAGCAAACGGAGTGTTTGGATCGCCCCGTATGGGACCGATCTTCGGTGGGATGCTTCTTTCAGGAGAGAAAGTGGCAAAACTGATTATCGAGGAGCTGAAGTGA
- a CDS encoding Mrp/NBP35 family ATP-binding protein, whose translation MSDQPEGCDGHCDSCSQKTDTCQKPKKADISVKHVILVLSGKGGVGKSTVSVNLAYALSNHGYQTGLLDLDIHGPSIGKMLGIEDLRLQAIGNKIMPVKITGSLKVISMALLLNETDSPIVWRGPMKAAAIQQFLGDVEWGDLDYLVVDLPPGTGDEALNIVQFAPNVEGAVIVTTPQDVAVLDSTKAIKFVEMMDLPVLGVIENMSGMVCPHCGEIVDLFGKGGGEKAAKQYNVPYLGAIPIDIEMRKAGDEGKPFIVRKPGETSPTWDAVDAVMENLIAEVEKREA comes from the coding sequence ATGAGCGATCAGCCAGAAGGATGTGATGGTCACTGTGATAGCTGTTCACAGAAGACCGATACCTGCCAGAAACCCAAAAAAGCCGATATCAGCGTTAAACATGTAATCTTAGTTCTTTCAGGAAAGGGTGGTGTTGGAAAGAGTACGGTCTCCGTCAACCTTGCATATGCCCTTTCGAACCACGGATATCAGACCGGTCTTCTTGATCTGGATATTCACGGTCCAAGTATTGGAAAGATGCTCGGTATCGAGGATCTCCGCCTTCAGGCAATAGGAAACAAGATCATGCCGGTCAAAATCACCGGCTCGCTGAAAGTAATCTCCATGGCGCTTCTCTTAAATGAGACCGACAGTCCGATCGTCTGGCGTGGTCCCATGAAAGCCGCTGCGATTCAGCAGTTCCTTGGCGATGTTGAATGGGGCGATCTCGATTATCTCGTTGTTGATCTCCCGCCCGGAACCGGTGACGAGGCATTGAATATTGTGCAGTTTGCGCCGAACGTTGAAGGAGCAGTCATTGTTACGACTCCTCAGGATGTTGCGGTTTTGGATTCCACCAAAGCGATCAAGTTCGTTGAAATGATGGATCTCCCGGTTCTCGGTGTCATCGAGAATATGTCTGGAATGGTATGCCCGCACTGTGGTGAAATCGTCGATCTCTTCGGAAAAGGCGGAGGAGAGAAGGCAGCCAAGCAGTACAATGTTCCCTATCTTGGCGCTATCCCAATCGATATCGAGATGAGAAAGGCCGGCGATGAAGGAAAACCATTCATTGTGAGAAAACCGGGCGAGACGAGTCCTACCTGGGATGCAGTTGACGCTGTCATGGAAAACCTCATCGCCGAGGTAGAAAAACGCGAAGCATAA
- the thiE gene encoding thiamine phosphate synthase, with protein MTANNFGLYLIITKPSFSYRKIAETAVKYNVQYLQLREKSLSDREILKAADEIMQVTNGTGTKFILNDRADLAFICGADGLHLGQDDISLCDAKKICGEKVFRFGLSTHNLEQVKEAVQLKPDYIGFGPIFTTPTKAKPDPVVGTEMIPEAVKLAGDIPVVAIGGIDGENLISVLDAGARNVCMVRYFMNSMHFETRVKETVKILNDYGICG; from the coding sequence GTGACGGCAAACAATTTTGGGTTGTATCTGATCATCACCAAACCCTCTTTTTCCTACAGGAAAATCGCCGAAACCGCGGTTAAGTATAATGTGCAGTATCTTCAACTGCGGGAGAAATCGTTATCCGACCGGGAGATCCTGAAAGCAGCTGACGAAATCATGCAGGTGACAAACGGAACTGGAACTAAATTTATACTGAATGACAGGGCGGATCTGGCATTTATCTGCGGGGCAGACGGTCTGCATCTTGGTCAGGATGACATATCTCTCTGCGATGCAAAAAAAATCTGCGGCGAAAAAGTATTCAGATTCGGGCTCTCGACCCATAATCTTGAACAGGTAAAAGAAGCGGTACAACTAAAACCGGATTACATTGGATTTGGGCCAATATTTACGACCCCGACAAAAGCAAAACCGGATCCGGTAGTTGGAACTGAAATGATTCCAGAAGCAGTTAAATTAGCTGGAGATATCCCGGTTGTTGCGATCGGCGGAATCGATGGAGAAAACCTCATAAGTGTTCTTGACGCAGGCGCAAGAAATGTGTGTATGGTCAGGTATTTTATGAACAGTATGCATTTTGAGACAAGAGTAAAAGAGACGGTAAAGATCCTGAACGATTACGGGATATGTGGATAA